From the Peromyscus leucopus breed LL Stock chromosome 8b, UCI_PerLeu_2.1, whole genome shotgun sequence genome, one window contains:
- the Jmjd4 gene encoding LOW QUALITY PROTEIN: 2-oxoglutarate and iron-dependent oxygenase JMJD4 (The sequence of the model RefSeq protein was modified relative to this genomic sequence to represent the inferred CDS: inserted 2 bases in 2 codons), translated as MDRETRLFAERHYRGXRGRVPDCSGPAPSSVTFIQAPDAFSYADFVKGFLLPNQPCVFSSAFTESWGSRRRWVTPAGKPDFEYLRQKYGDVVVPVANCGVREYNSNPKEHMPFRDYIDYWKEYIQGGCSSPRGCLYLKDWHLCRDSLVDDLEEIFTLPVYFSSDWLNEFWDVLNVDDYRFVYAGPRGTWSPFHADIFRSFSWSVNICGRKKWLFFPPGQEEALRDCHGNLPYDVTSAELLDTRLYPRIQHSSLPLEVIQEAGEMVFVPSGWHHQVYNLDDTISINHNWVNGCNLANMWHFLQQELQAVQQEVREWKDSMPDWHHHCQVIMKSCTGINFEEFYHFLKVIAEKRLLVXEQGLKGDTGDSAGPRLGLQQAAFDVGRLADVLASVVAHPDFQRVDTNAFSPQPGQLLQQLEDTVAAAKAL; from the exons ATGGATCGAGAGACCCGCCTCTTTGCCGAGCGGCACTACCGGG CTCGGGGCCGAGTCCCTGACTGCAGCGGGCCCGCACCCAGCAGTGTGACCTTCATTCAGGCGCCGGACGCCTTCTCCTACGCTGACTTCGTGAAGGGCTTCCTGCTGCCTAACCAGCCCTGCGTGTTTTCCAGCGCCTTCACTGAGAGCTGGGGCAGCCGGCGGCGGTGGGTGACGCCGGCGGGGAAGCCTGACTTCGAGTATCTGCGGCAGAAGTATG GAGACGTGGTTGTACCGGTTGCCAACTGTGGAGTGCGGGAATACAATTCAAACCCCAAGGAGCACATGCCCTTCCGTGACTATATCGATTACTGGAAGGAGTACATCCAAGGAGGTTGCTCCTCCCCTCGGGGCTGCCTCTATCTCAAGGACTGGCACCTGTGCAG AGACTCCTTGGTGGATGACCTGGAAGAGATATTCACCCTGCCTGTGTACTTCTCATCAGACTGGCTGAATGAGTTCTGGGACGTCCTCAATGTGGATGACTACCGCTTTGTCTACGCGGGGCCCAGGGGCACCTG GTCTCCCTTCCATGCGGATATCTTCCGCTCCTTCAGCTGGTCAGTGAACATCTGTGGGAGGAAGAAATGGTTGTTCTTCCCGCCAGGGCAGGAGGAGGCCCTTCGGGACTGCCACGGTAACCTGCCCTATGATGTGACTTCCGCCGAGCTCCTGGACACTCGCCTCTATCCCAGGATCCAGCACAGCAGCCTACCCCTTGAAGTCATAcaggaggctggtgagatggtatTTGTGCCCAGCGGGTGGCACCATCAAGTGTACAACCTG gaCGACACCATCTCTATCAACCACAACTGGGTCAATGGCTGCAACCTGGCTAACATGTGGCACTTCTTGCAGCAAGAACTCCAGGCAGTACAGCAGGAGGTCAGAGAATGGAAGGACTCCATGCCTGActggcaccaccactgccag GTCATCATGAAGTCCTGTACAGGGATCAATTTTGAAGAATTTTACCACTTCCTCAAGGTCATCGCTGAGAAGAGGCTTCTTG CTGAGCAAGGCCTGAAGGGGGACACAGGGGACAGCGCAGGCCCAAGGCTGGGCCTGCAGCAGGCTGCATTTGATGTTGGACGCCTTGCAGAtgtgctggcctctgtggttgCACATCCTGACTTTCAGAGAGTGGACACCAACGCCTTCTCACCACAGCCAGGGCAGCTGCTTCAGCAGCTGGAGGATACTGTGGCTGCTGCTAAGGCCCTTTAG